In Aggregicoccus sp. 17bor-14, the following are encoded in one genomic region:
- a CDS encoding DEAD/DEAH box helicase, whose amino-acid sequence MSDIQDPTPGEGADGAPSTRPAEYIADISFEEMNLSEPLRRAIAEAGYTNPTPVQSKAFGPVMAGRDLIVRSKTGTGKTAAFGLPLLEKISAEDRGVRALILCPTRELAMQVAEELTRLGKYKGVKVAAIYGGASMKQQEDALEEGTQIIVGTPGRVFDHIGRGNLKLDGCRFAVLDEADEMLNQGFYEEVTRILDRCPKDRQVLLFSATVPNDIQRLIARYTTDAETLLLSGDVFTVEHIHHIRYNISEAFPKPRNLIYVLESEEPQNAIIFCNTRDDTALVTAVLNRNGFDAELLNGDLPQKERERVMAKMKRGEVAFMVATDIAARGIDISGLEYVINYSLPEDAAVYLHRVGRTGRIGNKGTAINLYSGRELATYTTLEKKFGIKFEQRTMPAPEEAMRMWSERHIREIREAAGGAVSEGYFPLASQLKTRPDADDLVAFLLKYFFSHTRMEKAKAAAEAEGRPAPEPGFVRSEGRKERERPGRGERGERERGPRSERGERSERSSEAPRAPRAEMGERERRPRRDEPRRGAGPSALDAAPGEAKLWVNLGTADGLGPGSIATALETAGAPVDKVLRAELRPTFAYVFVAEADSAAFEALSGKTHGTKTLKVEKSRPRGERDPSRPPRSPEAEAGQAKLWVNLGTDDGLDEASFVKALEAAGAPAGQVQKSLLRPAYGYAYVADADAGSFEAVTGKLHGSKPLKVERHRPRPPREERGGRERGPRSDAPRAEATPEQPGQVRLWVGLGRQDGLDEGSLTQALETLGAPAGKVQRLELRPTYAYVFVAEEDAAGFEALHGKSHGERTLKIERAKRR is encoded by the coding sequence ATGAGCGACATTCAAGATCCGACCCCTGGCGAGGGCGCCGACGGCGCGCCCTCCACCCGCCCCGCCGAGTACATCGCGGACATCTCCTTCGAGGAGATGAACCTCTCCGAGCCCCTGCGGCGCGCGATCGCCGAGGCCGGCTACACGAACCCCACCCCCGTGCAGTCCAAGGCCTTCGGCCCCGTGATGGCGGGGAGGGATCTCATCGTGCGCAGCAAGACGGGCACCGGCAAGACGGCCGCGTTCGGCCTGCCGCTGCTCGAGAAGATCTCCGCCGAGGACCGGGGCGTGCGCGCGCTCATCCTCTGCCCCACCCGCGAGCTGGCCATGCAGGTGGCCGAGGAGCTCACGCGGCTCGGGAAGTACAAGGGCGTGAAGGTGGCGGCCATCTACGGCGGCGCCTCCATGAAGCAGCAGGAGGACGCGCTCGAGGAGGGCACGCAGATCATCGTGGGCACCCCGGGCCGCGTGTTCGACCACATCGGGCGCGGCAACCTGAAGCTGGACGGCTGCCGCTTCGCGGTGCTGGACGAGGCCGACGAGATGCTCAACCAGGGCTTCTACGAGGAGGTCACGCGCATCCTCGACCGCTGCCCGAAGGACCGGCAGGTGCTGCTGTTCAGCGCCACGGTGCCCAACGACATCCAGCGCCTCATCGCGCGCTACACCACGGATGCGGAGACGCTGCTGCTCTCCGGTGACGTCTTCACCGTCGAGCACATCCACCACATCCGCTACAACATCAGCGAGGCCTTCCCCAAGCCGCGCAACCTCATCTACGTGCTGGAGAGCGAGGAGCCGCAGAACGCCATCATCTTCTGCAACACCCGCGACGACACGGCGCTGGTGACCGCGGTGCTCAACCGCAACGGCTTCGACGCGGAGCTGCTCAACGGCGACCTGCCGCAGAAGGAGCGCGAGCGGGTGATGGCCAAGATGAAGCGCGGCGAGGTCGCCTTCATGGTGGCCACGGACATCGCGGCGCGCGGCATCGACATCAGCGGCCTCGAGTACGTCATCAACTACTCGCTGCCCGAGGACGCGGCCGTCTACCTGCACCGCGTGGGGCGCACGGGGCGCATCGGCAACAAGGGCACCGCGATCAACCTGTACAGCGGCCGGGAGCTGGCGACCTACACCACGCTGGAGAAGAAGTTCGGCATCAAGTTCGAGCAGCGCACCATGCCGGCCCCCGAGGAGGCGATGCGCATGTGGAGCGAGCGTCACATCCGTGAGATCCGCGAGGCGGCCGGCGGCGCCGTGAGCGAGGGCTACTTCCCGCTCGCCTCCCAGCTCAAGACCCGGCCCGACGCGGACGACCTGGTGGCCTTCCTGCTCAAGTACTTCTTCAGCCACACGCGCATGGAGAAGGCCAAGGCGGCCGCCGAGGCCGAGGGCCGCCCGGCGCCGGAGCCCGGCTTCGTGCGCAGCGAGGGCCGCAAGGAGCGCGAGCGCCCCGGCCGCGGCGAGCGCGGTGAGCGCGAGCGCGGTCCCCGCAGTGAGCGCGGCGAGCGCTCCGAGCGCAGCAGCGAGGCGCCTCGCGCGCCCCGCGCGGAGATGGGTGAGCGCGAGCGCCGCCCGCGCCGCGACGAGCCCCGCCGCGGCGCAGGCCCCAGCGCGCTGGACGCCGCCCCCGGCGAGGCGAAGCTCTGGGTGAACCTGGGCACGGCGGATGGCCTCGGGCCCGGCAGCATCGCGACGGCGCTCGAGACCGCGGGCGCCCCGGTGGACAAGGTGCTGCGCGCCGAGCTGCGCCCCACCTTCGCGTACGTGTTCGTCGCCGAGGCCGACTCGGCCGCCTTCGAGGCGCTCAGCGGCAAGACGCACGGCACCAAGACGCTGAAGGTGGAGAAGAGCCGGCCGCGCGGCGAGCGCGACCCCTCGCGTCCGCCCCGCTCGCCCGAGGCGGAAGCCGGCCAGGCGAAGCTCTGGGTGAACCTGGGCACCGACGACGGCCTCGACGAGGCCTCCTTCGTGAAGGCGCTCGAGGCGGCCGGCGCCCCCGCGGGCCAGGTGCAGAAGAGCCTGCTGCGCCCCGCGTACGGCTACGCCTACGTGGCGGACGCGGACGCGGGGAGCTTCGAGGCGGTCACCGGCAAGCTGCACGGGAGCAAGCCCCTCAAGGTGGAGCGGCACCGCCCGCGCCCGCCGCGCGAGGAGCGCGGAGGCCGCGAGCGCGGCCCCCGCAGCGACGCTCCCCGCGCCGAGGCCACTCCGGAGCAGCCGGGCCAGGTGCGCCTGTGGGTGGGCCTCGGCCGCCAGGACGGCCTGGACGAGGGCAGCCTCACCCAGGCGCTCGAGACCCTGGGCGCGCCCGCGGGCAAGGTGCAGCGCCTGGAGCTGCGCCCCACCTACGCGTACGTCTTCGTGGCCGAGGAGGACGCCGCGGGCTTCGAGGCGCTGCACGGCAAGAGCCACGGCGAGCGCACGCTGAAGATCGAGCGCGCGAAGCGCCGCTAG
- a CDS encoding RNA polymerase sigma factor RpoD/SigA, with product MAIGGKRTKTPTSQAPSKAPRKRAPRAKKAPAAERERAAAADADETGEETGAALDPEALEPAPEELEETEAELEGDLSIPPVTALARAPEAGLTRKDPLQAYMAEVTRHPLLSRDEELRLARHLRATGDVQAAYRLVASNLRLVVKLAHEYHRNPLSLLDLIQEGNIGLMQAVKKYDPERGVKLSSYAAWWIRAYILRYIMDNWKMVKLGTTEAQRKLFFKLRQEQEKLLREGFEASPKLLAERLSVSEQDVVEMDQRLGNDELSLDAPLGDDAKGTRADRLLPSSAQPADERLGGEELKALFREKLAAFAQTLEGKERFIFEKRLTADEPLTLQDIGDKYGVSRERARQIEAALIGRMREYMREQIPDFDLVAEPKG from the coding sequence ATGGCGATTGGAGGGAAGAGAACCAAAACCCCGACTTCCCAGGCCCCTTCCAAGGCCCCCAGAAAGCGCGCGCCGCGGGCGAAGAAGGCCCCTGCCGCCGAGCGGGAGCGGGCCGCCGCGGCAGACGCGGACGAGACCGGCGAGGAGACCGGGGCGGCGCTGGACCCGGAGGCGCTGGAGCCCGCGCCCGAGGAGCTGGAGGAGACCGAGGCCGAGCTGGAGGGCGACCTGAGCATCCCCCCGGTGACGGCGCTGGCCCGGGCGCCGGAGGCGGGGCTCACCCGCAAGGACCCGCTGCAGGCGTACATGGCGGAGGTGACGCGCCACCCGCTGCTCAGCCGCGACGAGGAGCTGCGGCTCGCGCGGCACCTGCGCGCGACGGGGGACGTGCAGGCGGCCTACCGGCTGGTGGCCTCGAACCTGCGCCTGGTGGTGAAGCTCGCCCACGAGTACCACCGCAACCCGCTCTCGCTCCTGGACCTCATCCAGGAGGGAAACATCGGGCTGATGCAGGCGGTGAAGAAGTACGACCCGGAGCGCGGCGTGAAGCTCTCGAGCTACGCCGCGTGGTGGATCCGCGCGTACATCCTCCGCTACATCATGGACAACTGGAAGATGGTGAAGCTGGGCACCACCGAGGCCCAGCGGAAGCTCTTCTTCAAGCTGCGCCAGGAGCAGGAGAAGCTCTTGCGCGAGGGCTTCGAAGCGAGCCCCAAGCTGCTCGCGGAGCGCCTCAGCGTGAGCGAGCAGGACGTGGTGGAGATGGACCAGCGCCTGGGCAACGACGAGCTCAGCCTGGATGCGCCCCTGGGCGACGACGCGAAGGGCACCCGCGCGGACCGCCTCCTGCCCTCCAGCGCCCAGCCCGCGGACGAGCGCCTCGGCGGCGAGGAGCTCAAGGCGCTGTTTCGCGAGAAGCTCGCCGCCTTCGCCCAGACGCTCGAGGGCAAGGAGCGCTTCATCTTCGAGAAGCGCCTCACCGCGGACGAGCCCCTCACGCTGCAGGACATCGGGGACAAGTACGGGGTGAGCCGCGAGCGGGCCCGGCAGATCGAGGCCGCGCTCATCGGGCGCATGCGCGAGTACATGCGCGAGCAGATCCCGGACTTCGACCTCGTGGCCGAGCCCAAGGGCTAG
- a CDS encoding DUF4159 domain-containing protein produces the protein MSARPLSRRHLLLGSAALAALAPLRARAFGDASRFIPAVAQHGGRWDTRLSGLRRLAWELQRRTSVEVVTDARPFALSSPKLFEYPFLYFGGEGGFPPLSGAEVENLRRYLTFGGFMLADANDGSDGDGFDASFRREMARVLPQSPLAALPGEHVVFKSFFLLDAAPGRLLHKPQLEAAQLGKRAAVLYSQNDLAGAWSRSEGGDYEFDVSPGGEPQRELAFRVGVNICMYALCLDYKDDAVHLPLILNKRR, from the coding sequence ATGAGCGCGCGGCCCCTCTCCCGCAGACACCTGCTCCTCGGCTCCGCCGCGCTCGCGGCGCTCGCGCCCCTGCGCGCCCGCGCCTTCGGGGACGCGAGCCGCTTCATCCCCGCCGTCGCGCAGCACGGCGGGCGCTGGGACACGCGGCTCTCCGGCCTGCGCCGCCTCGCCTGGGAGCTGCAGCGGCGCACCTCGGTGGAGGTGGTGACGGACGCGCGCCCCTTCGCGCTCTCCAGCCCCAAGCTCTTCGAGTACCCCTTCCTCTACTTCGGAGGGGAGGGGGGCTTTCCGCCGCTCTCGGGCGCGGAGGTGGAGAACCTGCGCCGCTACCTCACCTTCGGCGGCTTCATGCTCGCGGACGCGAACGACGGCAGCGACGGGGACGGCTTCGACGCGTCCTTCCGCCGCGAGATGGCCCGGGTGCTCCCGCAGAGCCCGCTCGCCGCGCTTCCGGGCGAGCACGTGGTCTTCAAGTCCTTCTTCCTCCTGGACGCCGCTCCCGGGCGGCTCCTGCACAAGCCGCAGCTGGAGGCGGCGCAGCTGGGCAAGCGCGCCGCCGTCCTCTACTCGCAGAACGACCTCGCGGGCGCGTGGAGCCGCAGCGAGGGCGGCGACTACGAGTTCGACGTGAGCCCCGGCGGCGAGCCGCAGCGCGAGCTCGCCTTCCGCGTCGGCGTGAACATCTGCATGTACGCGCTCTGCCTCGACTACAAGGACGACGCGGTCCACCTGCCCCTCATCCTCAACAAGCGCCGCTAG